A DNA window from Camelina sativa cultivar DH55 chromosome 13, Cs, whole genome shotgun sequence contains the following coding sequences:
- the LOC104737623 gene encoding pentatricopeptide repeat-containing protein At4g01570-like isoform X1 codes for MRHGRGSAVSAGISGLSPAISSSLPQLCNVLLVASLSKTLSQSGTRSLDANSIPISEPVVLQILRRSSIDPSKKLDFFRWCFTLRPGYKHSASAYSQIFRTVCRRGLLEEVPDLLGSMKDDGVNLDQKMAKVLLDSLIRSGKFDSALGVLDYMEELGDCLNPSLYDSVLVALVKKNEMRIALSIFFKLLEASDTHGGDTGGVIVNYLPGTVAVNELLVGLRRADMRSEFKRVFEKLKGMEIFKFDTWGYNICIHGFGCWGDLDAALTLFKEMKKQSSVSGSSFGPDICTYNSLIHVLCLFGKAKDALIVWDELKVSGHEPDNSTYRILIQGCCKSYRMDDAMRVFGEMQYNGFVPDTIVYNCLLDGTLKARKVAEACELFEKMVQEGVRASCWTYNILIDGLFRNGRAEAGYTLFCDLKKKGQFVDAVTFSIVVLQLCREGNLEGAVKLVEEMETRGFTVDLVTISSLLVGFHKQGRWDWKEKLMKHIREGNLVPNVLRWNAGVEASLKRPQNKDKDYTSMFPSKGSFMDIMDMVGSEDDGARAEEASPMEDDPWSSSPYMDQLAHQRSRPNPLFGLTRGQRVEAKPDSFDVDMMNTFLSIYLSKGDLSLACKLFEIFNEMGVTDLTSYTYNSMMSSFVKKGYYETARGVLDQMGENFCASDIATYNVIIQGLGKMGRADLASAVLDRLTKQGGYLDIVMYNTLINALGKANRLDEATRLFEHMKSNGINPDVVSYNTMIEVNSKAGRLKEAYKYLKAMLNAGVLPNHVTDTILDYLGREIEKARFEKASIVRNKPK; via the exons ATGCGCCATGGAAGAGGAAGCGCCGTATCAGCTGGAATCTCCGGTCTATCTCCGGCGATTAGTTCATCACTCCCACAGCTTTGTAATGTCCTCCTCGTCGCGTCTTTATCCAAGACACTGTCTCAGTCGGGAACACGGAGCCTCGACGCGAATTCGATCCCGATTTCGGAGCCTGTCGTTCTCCAGATCCTTCGTAGAAGCTCCATAGATCCTTCGAAGAAGTTAGATTTCTTCAGATGGTGTTTTACTCTCCGTCCCGGTTACAAACATTCAGCATCAGCTTACTCTCAGATATTTCGTACTGTTTGCCGGAGAGGGCTTCTCGAAGAAGTTCCCGATTTGCTTGGTTCGATGAAAGACGATGGTGTTAATTTGGACCAGAAGATGGCTAAAGTATTGCTAGATTCACTAATTCGTTCGGGTAAGTTCGATTCAGCGTTAGGAGTTTTGGATTACATGGAGGAATTAGGAGATTGCTTAAACCCTAGTTTATATGATTCTGTTCTTGTTGCTCTggtgaagaagaatgagatgcGTATTGctctttctattttctttaagcTTTTAGAAGCTTCTGATACTCATGGTGGTGATACTGGTGGGGTTATTGTAAATTATCTCCCTGGAACGGTTGCTGTTAATGAGCTCTTGGTAGGATTAAGAAGAGCTGATATGAGGTCAGAGTTCAAAAGGGTGTTTGAAAAGTTAAAGGGAATGGAAATATTCAAGTTTGATACATGGGGTTATAACATATGTATTCATGGATTTGGTTGTTGGGGAGATTTGGATGCTGCATTGACTTTGTTCAAGGAGATGAAAAAGCAAAGCTCGGTCTCTGGGTCTTCTTTTG GTCCTGATATATGCACATATAACAGCCTGATTCatgtgttgtgtttgtttgggAAAGCGAAAGATGCGTTGATTGTATGGGACGAATTGAAAGTATCTGGCCATGAGCCTGATAATTCGACATATCGGATTCTGATCCAAGGATGTTGTAAATCTTACCGGATGGATGATGCAATGAGGGTTTTTGGTGAGATGCAGTATAATGGGTTTGTCCCTGATACTATTGTGTATAATTGTCTTTTAGATGGGACACTCAAGGCAAGAAAAGTCGCTGAGGCTTGTGAGCTGTTTGAGAAGATGGTTCAGGAAGGAGTTAGAGCTTCCTGCTGGACATACAACATTCTAATTGATGGGTTATTTAGGAACGGTAGGGCGGAGGCTGGGTATACTCTGTTTTGtgacttgaagaagaagggtCAGTTTGTCGATGCCGTTACTTTTAGCATTGTTGTATTGCAGCTTTGCAGGGAAGGGAACCTAGAGGGAGCAGTGAAATTGGTAGAGGAGATGGAAACTAGAGGTTTCACTGTGGATTTGGTTACAATTAGTTCACTCTTGGTCGGATTTCACAAACAAGGGAGGTGGGATTGGAAAGAGAAGCTGATGAAGCACATACGGGAAGGAAATTTGGTCCCTAATGTTCTCAGATGGAACGCTGGAGTGGAAGCTTCATTGAAACGTCCACAGAACAAAGATAAGGATTATACTTCAATGTTTCCAAGTAAAGGAAGCTTCATGGATATCATGGACATGGTGGGTTCGGAAGACGATGGAGCTAGGGCTGAGGAAGCATCACCTATGGAAGATGACCCCTGGTCGTCATCTCCTTATATGGACCAATTAGCACACCAGAGAAGTCGACCTAATCCCTTGTTTGGTTTAACCAGAGGGCAGAGGGTTGAAGCAAAGCCAGATTCTTTTGATGTAGACATGATGAACACctttctatctatctatctgtCCAAAGGTGATCTCAGCTTAGCCTGCAAATTGTTTGAGATATTCAATGAAATGGGTGTAACCGATCTCACGAGTTACACCTACAACTCTATGATGAGCTCGTTTGTCAAAAAGGGTTACTACGAAACCGCCCGTGGAGTGCTTGACCAAATGGGTGAAAACTTTTGCGCATCGGACATAGCAACGTACAACGTGATAATCCAAGGATTAGGAAAAATGGGGAGAGCCGACTTAGCCAGCGCGGTACTCGACAGACTCACAAAGCAAGGAGGATATCTAGACATTGTAATGTACAACACACTGATCAACGCTCTCGGGAAAGCAAACCGGTTAGACGAAGCAACACGACTGTTTGAGCACATGAAGAGCAACGGAATAAACCCAGACGTTGTGAGTTACAACACAATGATTGAAGTGAACAGCAAAGCAGGGAGATTAAAAGAAGCATACAAGTACTTGAAAGCGATGCTAAATGCAGGTGTTTTGCCTAATCATGTAACCGATACAATCTTGGATTATCTTggtagagagatagagaaagcaAGATTCGAAAAGGCTTCTATTGTacgaaacaaaccaaaataa
- the LOC104737624 gene encoding ribosome production factor 1 produces the protein MGFKRKKGDGDGEEMESDGRGKPSFNGGGQRHVILPSMIKNKDKRSKVYAKQKHEKKLEKQKKIRERDAAEKRALELGEEPPQKQIPKTIENTRESDETVCRPDDEELFADIDADEFNPVLRREVTPKILITTCRFNSTRGPAFISELLSVIPNSHYQKRGTYDLKKIVEYATKKDFTSLIVVHTNRREPDALLIIGLPNGPTAHFKLSNLVLRKDIKNHGNPTSHEPELVLNNFTTRLGNRVGRFFQSLFPPDPNFRGRRVVTFHNQRDFIFFRHHRYIFDIKEIKPSDKGKDGVAQERVKPRLQECGPRFTLKLVTLQHGTFDTKGGEFEWVHKPEMDTSRRRFFL, from the exons ATGGGGTTCAAGAGGAAGAAGGGTGATGGTGACGGTGAGGAAATGGAATCAGACGGTCGTGGAAAGCCTAGTTTCAATGGGGGTGGGCAGAGGCATGTGATACTTCCTTCGATGATTAAGAACAAAGATAAGAGATCTAAAGTGTACGCTAAGCAGAAGCATGAGAAGAAAttggagaagcagaagaagattaGAGAGCGTGACGCTGCTGAAAAACGAGCTCTTGAGCTTGGTGAGGAG CCTCCACAAAAGCAGATTCCGAAGACGATTGAGAATACTAGAGAATCTGATGAGACTGTTTGCAGACCTGACGACGAAGAA TTGTTTGCTGATATTGATGCTGATGAGTTTAATCCAGTCTTGAGACGTGAGGTTACACCAAAGATCTTAATCACAACATGTCGTTTCAACTCCACT AGAGGACCTGCATTTATATCTGAGTTGCTTTCGGTGATACCAAACTCTCATTATCAGAAAAGAGGAACTTATGATTTGAAAAAG ATTGTAGAATATGCAACGAAGAAAGATTTTACTTCTCTTATTGTTGTTCATACAAATCGCAGAGAACCTG ATGCGCTTCTTATCATCGGTTTGCCAAATGGTCCTACTGCTCATTTCAAATTGTCAAATCTTGTTCTAAGAAAGGATATTAAG AATCATGGAAATCCTACAAGCCATGAACCGGAACTGGTTTTGAATAACTTTACTACGCGTTTAGGGAATCGTGTTGGAAG aTTTTTTCAATCACTCTTCCCACCAGATCCCAATTTCCGCGGTAGGAGAGTTGTGACATTCCACAACCAGCGAGACTTTATATTCTTCAGGCATCATCG TTACATATTCGACATAAAGGAAATCAAACCGAGTGATAAAGGAAAAGATGGTGTTGCTCAAGAGAGAGTAAAACCTCGGCTTCAG GAATGCGGTCCTCGATTTACGCTTAAGCTAGTTACTTTACAGCATGGAACCTTTGACACCAAAGGTGGAGAATTCGAATGGGTTCACAAG CCTGAAATGGACACAAGCAGGAGGAGGTTCTTCTTATAG
- the LOC104737623 gene encoding pentatricopeptide repeat-containing protein At4g01570-like isoform X2, with translation MRHGRGSAVSAGISGLSPAISSSLPQLCNVLLVASLSKTLSQSGTRSLDANSIPISEPVVLQILRRSSIDPSKKLDFFRWCFTLRPGYKHSASAYSQIFRTVCRRGLLEEVPDLLGSMKDDGVNLDQKMAKVLLDSLIRSGKFDSALGVLDYMEELGDCLNPSLYDSVLVALVKKNEMRIALSIFFKLLEASDTHGGDTGGVIVNYLPGTVAVNELLVGLRRADMRSEFKRVFEKLKGMEIFKFDTWGYNICIHGFGCWGDLDAALTLFKEMKKQSSVSGSSFGPDICTYNSLIHVLCLFGKAKDALIVWDELKVSGHEPDNSTYRILIQGCCKSYRMDDAMRVFGEMQYNGFVPDTIVYNCLLDGTLKARKVTEACELFEKMVQEGVRASCWTYNILIDGLFRNGRAEAGYTLFCDLKKKGQFVDAVTFSIVVLQLCREGNLEGAVKLVEEMETRGFTVDLVTISSLLVGFHKQGRWDWKEKLMKHIREGNLVPNVLRWNAGVEASLKRPQNKDKDYTSMFPSKGSFMDIMDMVGSEDDGARAEEASPMEDDPWSSSPYMDQLAHQRSRPNPLFGLTRGQRVEAKPDSFDVDMMNTFLSIYLSKGDLSLACKLFEIFNEMGVTDLTSYTYNSMMSSFVKKGYYETARGVLDQMGENFCASDIATYNVIIQGLGKMGRADLASAVLDRLTKQGGYLDIVMYNTLINALGKANRLDEATRLFEHMKSNGINPDVVSYNTMIEVNSKAGRLKEAYKYLKAMLNAGVLPNHVTDTILDYLGREIEKARFEKASIVRNKPK, from the exons ATGCGCCATGGAAGAGGAAGCGCCGTATCAGCTGGAATCTCCGGTCTATCTCCGGCGATTAGTTCATCACTCCCACAGCTTTGTAATGTCCTCCTCGTCGCGTCTTTATCCAAGACACTGTCTCAGTCGGGAACACGGAGCCTCGACGCGAATTCGATCCCGATTTCGGAGCCTGTCGTTCTCCAGATCCTTCGTAGAAGCTCCATAGATCCTTCGAAGAAGTTAGATTTCTTCAGATGGTGTTTTACTCTCCGTCCCGGTTACAAACATTCAGCATCAGCTTACTCTCAGATATTTCGTACTGTTTGCCGGAGAGGGCTTCTCGAAGAAGTTCCCGATTTGCTTGGTTCGATGAAAGACGATGGTGTTAATTTGGACCAGAAGATGGCTAAAGTATTGCTAGATTCACTAATTCGTTCGGGTAAGTTCGATTCAGCGTTAGGAGTTTTGGATTACATGGAGGAATTAGGAGATTGCTTAAACCCTAGTTTATATGATTCTGTTCTTGTTGCTCTggtgaagaagaatgagatgcGTATTGctctttctattttctttaagcTTTTAGAAGCTTCTGATACTCATGGTGGTGATACTGGTGGGGTTATTGTAAATTATCTCCCTGGAACGGTTGCTGTTAATGAGCTCTTGGTAGGATTAAGAAGAGCTGATATGAGGTCAGAGTTCAAAAGGGTGTTTGAAAAGTTAAAGGGAATGGAAATATTCAAGTTTGATACATGGGGTTATAACATATGTATTCATGGATTTGGTTGTTGGGGAGATTTGGATGCTGCATTGACTTTGTTCAAGGAGATGAAAAAGCAAAGCTCGGTCTCTGGGTCTTCTTTTGGTCCTGATATATGCACATATAACAGCCTGATTCatgtgttgtgtttgtttgggAAAGCGAAAGATGCGTTGATTGTATGGGACGAATTGAAAGTATCTGGCCATGAGCCTGATAATTCGACATATCGGATTCTGATCCAAGGATGTTGTAAATCTTACCGGATGGATGATGCAATGAGGGTTTTTGGTGAGATGCAGTATAATGGGTTTGTCCCTGATACTATTGTGTATAATTGTCTTTTAGATGGGACACTCAAGGCAAGAAAAGTCACTGAG GCTTGTGAGCTGTTTGAGAAGATGGTTCAGGAAGGAGTTAGAGCTTCCTGCTGGACATACAACATTCTAATTGATGGGTTATTTAGGAACGGTAGGGCGGAGGCTGGGTATACTCTGTTTTGtgacttgaagaagaagggtCAGTTTGTCGATGCCGTTACTTTTAGCATTGTTGTATTGCAGCTTTGCAGGGAAGGGAACCTAGAGGGAGCAGTGAAATTGGTAGAGGAGATGGAAACTAGAGGTTTCACTGTGGATTTGGTTACAATTAGTTCACTCTTGGTCGGATTTCACAAACAAGGGAGGTGGGATTGGAAAGAGAAGCTGATGAAGCACATACGGGAAGGAAATTTGGTCCCTAATGTTCTCAGATGGAACGCTGGAGTGGAAGCTTCATTGAAACGTCCACAGAACAAAGATAAGGATTATACTTCAATGTTTCCAAGTAAAGGAAGCTTCATGGATATCATGGACATGGTGGGTTCGGAAGACGATGGAGCTAGGGCTGAGGAAGCATCACCTATGGAAGATGACCCCTGGTCGTCATCTCCTTATATGGACCAATTAGCACACCAGAGAAGTCGACCTAATCCCTTGTTTGGTTTAACCAGAGGGCAGAGGGTTGAAGCAAAGCCAGATTCTTTTGATGTAGACATGATGAACACctttctatctatctatctgtCCAAAGGTGATCTCAGCTTAGCCTGCAAATTGTTTGAGATATTCAATGAAATGGGTGTAACCGATCTCACGAGTTACACCTACAACTCTATGATGAGCTCGTTTGTCAAAAAGGGTTACTACGAAACCGCCCGTGGAGTGCTTGACCAAATGGGTGAAAACTTTTGCGCATCGGACATAGCAACGTACAACGTGATAATCCAAGGATTAGGAAAAATGGGGAGAGCCGACTTAGCCAGCGCGGTACTCGACAGACTCACAAAGCAAGGAGGATATCTAGACATTGTAATGTACAACACACTGATCAACGCTCTCGGGAAAGCAAACCGGTTAGACGAAGCAACACGACTGTTTGAGCACATGAAGAGCAACGGAATAAACCCAGACGTTGTGAGTTACAACACAATGATTGAAGTGAACAGCAAAGCAGGGAGATTAAAAGAAGCATACAAGTACTTGAAAGCGATGCTAAATGCAGGTGTTTTGCCTAATCATGTAACCGATACAATCTTGGATTATCTTggtagagagatagagaaagcaAGATTCGAAAAGGCTTCTATTGTacgaaacaaaccaaaataa
- the LOC104737625 gene encoding NAC domain-containing protein 69: MLKDLVGYRFSPTGEELINHYLKNKILGKTWLVDEAISEINFLSYIPKLLPRLAKIQSDNLEWYFFSRIEYTNPKKKNAMKRSTGCGYWKPTGKDRKIKDKRGNGVEIGLKKTLMYYEGKVPNGVRTPWVMHEYHITCLPQDQRNYVICKVKYKGEVGDIPFGGNYSSEPSQSMVSDSNSVRAAVNRAPKFEQPGQENIFGMSVDDLKSPTNKQEDLSLWDVLHPDMLFSDNNNPTLLPHLAPNDDEFLGGLRHINREQVEYLFANEEFISTPTTYMQENRNDHRPKKPLSGIIPEYSCDTDSDAESISATSYQGTSSPGGESVGSSNSHSQTGLDEMISLSKDLQTSHEPSISRKTRESQLKQEMKQDTSRASGASIDKKSYMVKTEKTGWFITEEAMERNWKTPRYIYLVRMIIGFILLLALIGNIISVLRAKSD; encoded by the exons ATGTTGAAAGATCTTGTTGGGTATAGATTTTCTCCGACGGGTGAAGAACTGATAAACCATTATCTGAAGAACAAGATTCTTGGTAAGACTTGGCTTGTTGATGAAGCTATTAGCGAGATCAACTTCTTGAGCTACATACCCAAGCTCTTGCCTA GGTTAGCGAAGATCCAGTCGGACAATCTTGAATGGTACTTCTTCTCTCGGATTGAGTACACAAACCCTAAGAAGAAGAATGCGATGAAGAGGAGTACAGGTTGTGGGTATTGGAAACCTACTGGTAAGGATCGAAAAATCAAGGATAAGAGAGGAAATGGTGTTGAGATTGGTCTTAAGAAGACGCTTATGTACTATGAAGGAAAAGTTCCTAATGGAGTTCGTACCCCTTGGGTTATGCACGAGTATCACATCACTTGTTTGCCTCAAGACCAG AGGAACTATGTTATCTGCAAAGTAAAGTATAAGGGTGAAGTTGGGGACATCCCATTTGGTGGTAACTATTCGAGTGAGCCAAGTCAATCTATGGTCTCTGATTCGAATTCTGTCAGAGCGGCAGTTAACAGAGCGCCCAAG TTTGAGCAGCCAGGTCAAGAAAATATCTTTGGTATGTCTGTGGATGATTTGAAAAGCCCAACGAATAAACAAGAAGATCTCTCTTTGTGGGATGTATTGCATCCAGACATGTTATTCAGTGACAACAACAATCCTACTTTGCTGCCACATTTAGCCCCAAATGATGATGAGTTTCTCGGTGGACTGAGACATATTAACCGAGAGCAGGTTGAGTATTTGTTTGCCAATGAAGAATTCATATCCACACCAACTACATATATGCAAGAGAACCGCAACGATCACAGGCCGAAGAAACCTCTGTCAGGAATCATTCCTGAGTATAGCTGTGACACTGACAGTGATGCTGAATCGATATCTGCAACG AGTTACCAAGGAACATCAAGTCCAGGTGGTGAAAGCGTTGGTAGCTCCAATAGTCACTCTCAAACAGGCTTAGATGAGATGATATCGTTGAGCAAAGATCTACAAACTTCTCATGAGCCTTCCATCAGTAGAAAGACCCGAGAATCTCAACTAAAACAAGAG ATGAAACAAGATACGTCAAGAGCCTCGGGTGCGTCCATAGACAAGAAGTCATATATGGTAAAGACAGAGAAGACGGGATGGTTTATTACAGAGGAAGCAATGGAGAGAAACTGGAAGACTCCACGGTATATCTATCTCGTGAGGATGATCATAGGCTTCATTCTCTTGCTGGCTCTCATTGGCAACATCATATCGGTTCTAAGAGCCAAATCAGATTGA